The Candidatus Binatus sp. genomic sequence ACAAGGCCTCGAACTGATGGAGCGCGGAGGGAAACACGAACGCCTCATATGGTGAGGTCGCGCCCATGCAGAGCAGGGCGAACTCTTCCTCCTGCGGTGAGGAACCTGAAACGGTCATGTCGCCGGTCGGCCGGGCGAGTTGTCTTGTGGAGGGCGCGCGGTGGCGCGTGAGCAGAAAGTGATGCGGATTGAAGCAAGCGTAGGTGCTCGGAGCAGCAAAGGACTCGTCGAGCGCGAGCAACTCGTGCAGCAGAGTCGTTCCGCTACGCCAATGCCCCACGAGGAACAGCGGCGGCCTGAGATCGAGTTGGTCAAAGGTGCGCCGGTACAACCGCTGCTGGAGCATCCCCAGCGCCGACAGCATGCTGCCGGTCAGGTGGAAGCGCAATTCCAGCGCGCGATCGATCGGTTCGCGATGGCGGCTGCGGATACTGCGCCATGCGGAGAGATTCAGATTGAATACCGGCCGTGACCAGGCGCCCGAATTCATGGACCGCAGACCGGCGGCCCGCAATTGAGCGAATCGCAAAAGCGCCGCTTGATGTCCTGGACCAGCGCCATCGCCACGCCAGGAGTAAATGCGGCGTAGCGCGTTTCGTCGGGGTCACGGGCGATATCGAAAAGCTCGGTGCGTCCTGAGGGAAAATACAACACAAGATGATAGGGACCGGAATTCGCGGCGATCGTTCCGACCTCGGGCCGGCTGAATGCACTTGATTGGGCGAGATACATCGAAATGGCGGGTTGCGGCGGGGACGGCGCCCGCGCCGCACCAATGAGCGGATGGCCATCCATCCATGACGGTCTCGCGATTCCGAGCACGGCAAGAAGCGTGGGCGCGACATCGGAGAGGTCGCCGTTTTCGGTTTCGGTGTAGCTGTGGCTCTGGCCCGGCAACGAAATCAGCAGCGGAATGTGGGTTTCGGCATAACGCAGATCCGGCGATTCGTGGGTCCACCAGCCGCCGGAAAAGTTCTCGCCATGATCGGCGGTCACCACCAGGACAGTGTTCGCGTCTTGATGGCTGGTCGCCATCCAGTCAAGGAACTCCCCCAAAGCACTGTCGCACTCGGCGATACTTTCGCCGTAGCGCAGCCTCAGCAAGTCGACTTTGTGTTGCATCTCTGGTGGATAGTACAGCGGGGGTGTTTGGAAAAAGTACTGCGCTTGAGTGGTGAACTCGGAACCCGGCAGAAACCGGCCCCGAAAGCGGGCGTCCGTCATGTACGGGGCATGGGGTGGGTACAGGTGAATCCACAGGAAGTAGGGCGTGCGCGCGCCGCGGATAAAGTCCCGGGCAGAGGCAAAGACCGCGCGCGGTTCGACCCAGCTCGCCTTGTTGAATCGGTCGAAAAGAGAACCGAAATTCCTGAGCGCAAGGACGGCGAGGTCGTTGGCGGCGTCGGACAGCAGGCCATGGCGCAATTGGAGCAGAAAGGTTCCGGGAAAAAACCAGGAGTTCACCGGAGGCCAAGGCAGGCTCGAAAAGGAATCCGCGAGCCGCAAAGTCAGGGGATGGGCCGCTGGATTGGTAACGATTGCCGCAGTCGTATATCCGTGCTGGCGCAGTATCCAGGCAAGGTTGTGCTGGCGCAGGCGGTGAGGGATGTGCCCATTGAGTTGGAACACCCGATTGGTCAGCGGGTACTGGCCGGTCAACATCGAGGCGACCGCCGGCGTGGTGAAATCCGAGGTCGAGACGAAGTTGACGAAGTTGTAACTGCGCTGGGCGAGCCGCTCGAATCGCGGCGTGGTCGGCAGCCCGTAGCCATAGAGTGACATGTCCTGAGCGGTCAGCGCATCGAAGCTGATCAATACCACGTTAGGCTTGGCCTGGGGATTCGGTGTGAACCGCTGCGCCTGCGGCATCGGATCGAAGCTGCGCCAGCCGAGGCCTCCGGCCAGCATGGGAATCAGCAGCAGCGGACAGGCCGCCAGTACAATCTGTGCTGATTGGTTGAGTCGGTTGAAAAGCGCGAAAGCAGATTGCCAGCCGAAGAACTTAAGCAGAGCGATTGCCGCGAGGATCAGCCCCGCGCTCAGGCTAACGTTCACGATCGGAGCGCCCAGAGGGCCCACTAGCGCAAGGAGGCAGAAGATCGAGCTTGCGAAGGCGAGGAACCCCGCGCAATTAGCATCGGCCTGATCACTCCACAGCTTGAGCGCGCGGCCGCCGGAGAGAACGAGAGTGAGAAATGTCGCGCCCAAAGCTTCCAGCAAAAGAATGGCCGAGATTTCCAGTGCCAGTTGGGCGAGCGCATCCCACTTCGAGAGAAAATAGAACCACGGATGCAGCTGGACGGCGAGAATCGGCGCGAGAAAAAGGACGGTTATCACCGCGAGGCTGCGAAACAGCAACCACCATCGCCGGCCCACGATTTACTTTCTAACCTCGGGCGCGGCGCCGGGCGAATCGATTCTTTTCCATCGGTCACGGACGGATTTGGCTAACCGTCTGATTTCCTTACGGCAGTAAAAGAGGAACGAAAGGAAAATCGATGCGAGCGGGACCAGGATTTGTGACAGGAATCCTCCCGCGTTAGGGTCGATGTAGGCCCAGCATTCGCCTCGCCACGACAGGACAAGGAGGATCGCGGTTGCACCGGTTGCAATCGCGGACCAACGACGCGCGGCGTATGGCGCATCACCCCCGCGGCTGTAAGCCGAAATTTCCATTTTGATCACCCTAACTGAAGGGAACATACCGCAAATCTCCGCTCAGGCGAAGTTTGAGCGCGGGTTCCCGTCGTTGCACTTCGCCCGGAATAATGTGTGTACTGTCGATTGGATCGAACGGCTGAAGGAACCGACCAGATGCTCCCTGCTAATGCCGCGCCGCTGGCAATCGCGCTCCTCGGACTGCTGCTCGGGATGCGCCATGCTACCGATCCCGATCACGTGATCGCGGTCACGACCATTCTCAGCCGCGAACGCCGCCTGGTCGTTGCGGCCCGGGTCGGTGTCGTATGGGGACTCGGCCACACGCTGACCGTGCTGCTGGTGGGCGCCGCCATCATAGTTTTCAAAATTGCGATCCCGGCCCGGCTCGGACTGGCAATGGAATTCGCGGTCGCGGTCGTGCTGATTATGCTCGGCGTCGGCGCGGCAGCAAGCTTGATTCGCAAAGCGGCGACTCGGATGCGCGCGAGTTCATCGGGGCAGGACGGCCTGGTCGTCCATGCGCACGCTCACGCCCACGGCGGCGCGGTGCATTTGCACCCGCACGTTCACGTTGGTCCTCGGGAAAATACCGGCGATGCGATGCATCACGATCATCGCATCCCCGCCGACCGATTGCCGCCGTTCGCCGCGCGCCGTCCGCTGCTCAGATCGTTTGCGGTGGGCCTCGTCCATGGACTCGCCGGCAGCGCCGCGATTGCGTTGCTGGTCCTGAGCGCGATTGCGCAACCGCTATGGGCGACGCTCTACCTTGCGATTTTCTGCATCGGTACGATCATCGGAATGGGGCTCATCACAACCGCAATCGCCACGCCGTTCATGGTCGTGTCGCGGCGAGCGTCACGGATCCATCAAGGCCTCATCACCGGCACGGGACTTCTGAGTTTCGGCTTCGGCCTGTTCCTCGCCTACCAGATAGGTATCGTTGACCATCTGTTCAGCGCCGCTCCCATCTGGATTCCGCGATGAAGGAGCGGGCCCCGGGCGCGTCAGGATTCGAGCCTATTCAGCGGAACCCCGCAGCTCACGCCGACGCCCTCCATCGCCTTTTCGAGGGGTACATCGAGGGCGCTCGCCACCGTGCTCGTGTAGCGCATCAGCGCCACCGCGGCGACGATCTCGACGATCTCGGCGTCGGTCCAGCCATGGTTGCGCAGCTTGTCGGTCATCTCGTCGGTGACTGCAGCGGGCCGGCGCCCGACGACCCGCACGAAGTCCACCGCCGCGTTTTCCTTGTCGGTCAGTCGCGGGGATGCCTTCCCCTTGATCAGATCCAGGCACTCCGCATGGCTCCACGTCTTGCCCATCAGGGCGATCATGTGGGCCGCGGTGCAGTACTCACATTCGACCTCGTACGCCGTGACCGCAAAGAAGACTCGTTTCAGCTCCTCGCGGATGCTCCCCTCGCGCGCCGTGCTCAGACTCAAGGTCCACAGCGCGTCCGTTGTTTCCGGCAGGTAATTCAGCGCCTTTTGGAGCCCAGGAACCATCTTGTAGTAGGCCTTGACCCTGTCGAAGACCTCTCGGCGGCGGCCCTCGGCCTGATCGGGATTCAACAGTCTTACTCGCGCCATCACTGACTCCTTATGGCCGATATGGCCGAACTTAACCTATTTGCTGCCGCGCGATCCGGCCTCGACCGGCCGCTCCGGGTCGGCGCCCCACTCCATCCACGACGCGTCATAGAGGGCGGCGTTCTCGTGGCCGAGGACATAGAGCGCAAAAAGGGCGAACGACGCAAATACACCACCGCCGCAATAGGTGATCACCCGCCGGCCCGCTTCGAGTCCCAGCGGCTGCCAGAGTTGCGCCAGTTCGGAGGCCGGCAACAGGGTCTGGCTGGCGGCATCGAGGTTGGCCGGTGCCGGCACGTTGTGCGCCGTCGGGATGTGACCCGCCCGGTGGGTCCGGTAGAGGCGCGCCCGTCCCGAGAAGAAGACCTCAGGCAGCGCATCGACGATGCAGACATCAGGATGTCCGATTGCCTGCATCACCTCATCTGCGTTGACGCGCAACTCTGGACGGACACGCGCCCGAAACGTCGCCGGCTTGGGATCGGGTGCCCGTCGCTCTACTGGACGCCCTTGCGCTTCCCAACGGGTGAACCCTCCGTCGAGCAGCTTGACCGCGTCGTGGCCGTAGTAGCGCAGCGCCCACCAGAGGCGGGCTGCCCACGTCCCGCCGCGGTCATCGTACACCACGACCGTCGTATCATTGGAGACCCCGAGACGACTCATGAGAGCCTCGAAGCGCTCGGGCGACAATATGGTAAGTGGATCGTCGGGATCAGCGAGGTCGGCCATCACGTCCAGGAATGCCGCCCCCGGAATGTGACCCTGGCCGTGGGCCTCGCGCCCCGAGACGGCCTCCATTGACCCAGCGGAGGTCGCCCTGACGTCATAGCGTGCATCCAGCACACGAACGGAGGAATCGCCGAGGTGATCGGCCAGCCACTGCGTCGATGCCAGCGCTTCGGGGTGCCGATACTGCTCAACGCCCATTGCCCGCTCGCCTCTTTGGTCGCTGGCTCAAGGACTGCTCATCGATTCCCGACGGAGCAACCCTACCTTCGGACGTGGAGGCTGTAAAGGTCAAGTGGCTTTGGGTGCGCAAGCCGGACGGTCTATCTCCAGCCCGGCTTCAGCGCGACTGGAGAATGCGCACCCCGCGCGGCAGTGAACTATTCATAGGCGGCCGTGGCGCGGCTTTTCTCTCTCCTAAGAAACAGGATTCAGTAGTACCTCGCCGCAAGAGCGATCGACCAGCTCGAAGCCGGGCAGTTTGGCGGGTTTGCGCAGGGACTTGAGCTTGTGAGCGCGCAAAAGATCAGATTGTCAGTTTCCGTAATCGTACGCGTGATCGCGTGCTTGAATACCCGTCCGACTTCGAATTCTTCGAAAT encodes the following:
- a CDS encoding sulfatase, with translation MLFRSLAVITVLFLAPILAVQLHPWFYFLSKWDALAQLALEISAILLLEALGATFLTLVLSGGRALKLWSDQADANCAGFLAFASSIFCLLALVGPLGAPIVNVSLSAGLILAAIALLKFFGWQSAFALFNRLNQSAQIVLAACPLLLIPMLAGGLGWRSFDPMPQAQRFTPNPQAKPNVVLISFDALTAQDMSLYGYGLPTTPRFERLAQRSYNFVNFVSTSDFTTPAVASMLTGQYPLTNRVFQLNGHIPHRLRQHNLAWILRQHGYTTAAIVTNPAAHPLTLRLADSFSSLPWPPVNSWFFPGTFLLQLRHGLLSDAANDLAVLALRNFGSLFDRFNKASWVEPRAVFASARDFIRGARTPYFLWIHLYPPHAPYMTDARFRGRFLPGSEFTTQAQYFFQTPPLYYPPEMQHKVDLLRLRYGESIAECDSALGEFLDWMATSHQDANTVLVVTADHGENFSGGWWTHESPDLRYAETHIPLLISLPGQSHSYTETENGDLSDVAPTLLAVLGIARPSWMDGHPLIGAARAPSPPQPAISMYLAQSSAFSRPEVGTIAANSGPYHLVLYFPSGRTELFDIARDPDETRYAAFTPGVAMALVQDIKRRFCDSLNCGPPVCGP
- a CDS encoding sulfurtransferase yields the protein MGVEQYRHPEALASTQWLADHLGDSSVRVLDARYDVRATSAGSMEAVSGREAHGQGHIPGAAFLDVMADLADPDDPLTILSPERFEALMSRLGVSNDTTVVVYDDRGGTWAARLWWALRYYGHDAVKLLDGGFTRWEAQGRPVERRAPDPKPATFRARVRPELRVNADEVMQAIGHPDVCIVDALPEVFFSGRARLYRTHRAGHIPTAHNVPAPANLDAASQTLLPASELAQLWQPLGLEAGRRVITYCGGGVFASFALFALYVLGHENAALYDASWMEWGADPERPVEAGSRGSK